A part of Gossypium hirsutum isolate 1008001.06 chromosome A07, Gossypium_hirsutum_v2.1, whole genome shotgun sequence genomic DNA contains:
- the LOC107955585 gene encoding uncharacterized protein, which yields MVKKWVVLTLIFLVLFNGFSSVSATPPAKIVTSVVSNVVSVLVKWLLSLKSEPKTAVSTRSMMKFESGYTVETVFDGSKLGIEPFSVEVSPNGELLVLDAENSNIYKISMPLSRYSRPKLVAGSSEGYSGHVDGKPREARMNHPKGLTVDDSGNIYIADTMNMAIRKISESGVTTIAGGGKWSRGAGHVDGPSEDAKFSNDFDVVYIGSSCSLLVVDRGNQAIREIQLNDDDCSYQYDGSFHLGIAVLVAAAFFGYMLALLQRRVQAMFSSHDDSRTPIKRGATVAPMAPYQRPPKSVRPPLIPAEDEPEKVEEGFFGSIGRLVLNTGSSMAEIFGGLFSGFRRKPQYYQFQHQYQQPTVHSRGWPMQESFVIPDEDEPPSLDTRTPTPKRSYPFPTKDLERKHHVKQSRPHYNGWDADYPQQQQMQMHQHHRQPPPQQQQPQQQQRLQKHYSTNSQTYYEKNCETNEIVFGAVQEQDGRREAMVIKAVDYGDPTYSHHNLRPRLNYMGYSHGY from the exons ATGGTGAAGAAATGGGTTGTTTTAACTCTCATTTTTTTGGTTCTTTTTAATGGGTTTTCTTCAGTTTCTGCTACCCCACCTGCAA AAATTGTAACTTCAGTTGTTTCAAATGTGGTGTCTGTTCTTGTTAAATGGCTATTGTCACTAAAATCAGAGCCTAAAACAG ctgTTTCAACCCGTtcaatgatgaaatttgaaagtGGATACACTGTGGAAACAGTTTTTGATGGAAGTAAGCTTGGGATTGAACCATTCTCTGTTGAAGTTTCCCCTAATGGAGAACTCTTGGTATTGGATGCTGAAAATAGTAACATTTACAAGATTTCAATGCCATTGTCTAGGT ATAGCAGACCTAAGTTGGTTGCTGGATCATCCGAAGGGTACTCGGGGCACGTAGATGGGAAACCACGAGAAGCTAGAATGAATCACCCGAAAGGGCTCACGGTGGATGACAGTGGAAATATATACATCGCAGACACGATGAATATGGCTATCAGAAAGATCAGCGAATCAG GGGTTACAACTATTGCTGGAGGAGGAAAATGGAGCAGAGGAGCAGGCCATGTTGATGGTCCGAGTGAGGATGCAAAATTTTCGAATGATTTTGATGTGGTTTACATTGGAAGTAGTTGCTCTCTCTTGGTTGTAGATAGAGGAAACCAGGCCATCCGCGAGATTCAACTAAATGATGATGATTGTTCGTATCAGTACGATGGCAGTTTTCATTTAG GTATAGCAGTGCTTGTTGCTGCTGCCTTCTTCGGTTACATGCTCGCCTTGCTACAGCGTAGGGTACAAGCAATGTTCTCTTCCCATGAT GATTCTAGAACTCCAATAAAGAGAGGAGCTACGGTGGCACCTATGGCACCGTATCAGAGGCCTCCTAAATCAGTCAGGCCTCCATTAATTCCTGCTGAAGATGAACCAGAAAAAGTGGAAGAGGGCTTTTTTGGTTCAATTGGTAGGCTTGTCCTTAATACGGGTTCGTCCATGGCTGAAATATTCGGGGGATTATTTTCTGGATTCAGAAGGAAGCCTCAGTATTATCAGTTTCAACATCAGTACCAGCAGCCAACTGTGCATTCAAGAGGATGGCCTATGCAAGAGAGCTTTGTCATTCCCGATGAAGATGAGCCACCATCCTTAGATACTCGAACACCAACACCGAAGAGAAGTTACCCATTTCCGACCAAAGACCTTGAAAGAAAACACCATGTCAAACAAAGCAGGCCTCACTATAATGGATGGGATGCTGATTATCCGCAACAGCAGCAAATGCAGATGCATCAACATCATCGACAGCCACCACCACAGCAGCAGCAGCCGCAGCAACAACAGCGTCTGCAGAAGCATTATTCAACAAATTCACAAACATATTATGAGAAGAACTGCGAGACAAACGAGATTGTTTTCGGGGCAGTTCAAGAACAGGATGGAAGGCGTGAAGCCATGGTGATAAAGGCCGTAGACTACGGGGATCCGACTTATAGTCATCATAACCTTCGACCTCGTTTGAATTATATGGGATACTCCCATGGCTATTGA
- the LOC107955586 gene encoding aquaporin SIP1-1-like, producing the protein MGVIKSAMADALLTSMWVFSMPFLKILTFEIAAFLGLRPFPLAAFFITTLLVSLMMFIFTIIGNALGGATFNPTASVAFYAAGLRKDWSALSMAVRFPFQAVGGVVGVKTVLGVLPREYKETIKGPSLKVDIQTGFLAEGLLTFGLCLALLVILIRGPNNPLLKLLLMAISTVGFVGRGANYTGPSMNPANAFGWAYVNSWHNSWEHYYVYWMGPLIGATLAAWVFRFLFSPSSSIKEKKA; encoded by the coding sequence ATGGGAGTTATCAAGTCGGCCATGGCGGATGCCCTTTTGACATCCATGTGGGTTTTCAGCATGCCCTTTCTTAAGATTCTCACTTTCGAAATTGCAGCTTTCCTCGGCCTTCGACCCTTCCCTTTGGCTGCTTTCTTCATCACCACCCTCTTGGTCAGCCTTATGATGTTTATCTTCACCATCATCGGCAACGCTCTCGGCGGCGCCACCTTCAATCCCACGGCCTCCGTCGCTTTCTACGCCGCTGGCCTCAGGAAAGACTGGTCTGCCCTTTCCATGGCAGTGCGTTTTCCCTTCCAGGCCGTCGGTGGAGTGGTGGGCGTGAAGACAGTTTTGGGGGTTCTTCCAAGGGAATATAAAGAAACCATCAAAGGACCTTCTTTGAAAGTAGATATACAGACAGGGTTTTTAGCTGAAGGGTTGTTGACATTTGGGCTATGTCTAGCTCTATTGGTGATTTTGATAAGGGGTCCTAACAACCCTTTGCTTAAGCTGTTGTTGATGGCGATATCAACAGTGGGATTTGTTGGGAGAGGGGCTAATTACACAGGACCCTCCATGAATCCTGCAAATGCTTTTGGATGGGCATATGTTAATAGTTGGCATAACTCTTGGGAGCACTATTATGTTTATTGGATGGGTCCTTTGATTGGGGCAACTTTGGCTGCTTGGGTTTTTAGATTCTTGTTTTCTCCTTCATCATCAATCAAGGAGAAAAAAGCTTga